The following are from one region of the Oscillospiraceae bacterium genome:
- a CDS encoding dihydroorotate dehydrogenase electron transfer subunit, translating into MTVTVLSNENPRPGAADLRVRVDASAQRPRAGQFAHIACGDALLLRRPISLCDCDEEAGVWRFVFEYKGPGTRYLAARKPGDTLDLLGPLGRGFTCEPEGPPTLLAGGGIGVPPLLLAARRLTGAAHAVLGFRAAPLAVLTDELASLCARTAFCSDDGSLGTREFTDAVVRRLLAETAYARVLACGPRPMLRAVAEAARAAGVPCEVSLEERMACGVGACLACACRVGREAGETFRRVCLDGPVFDAETVVW; encoded by the coding sequence GTGACTGTCACGGTTTTGTCAAACGAAAATCCGCGCCCGGGCGCGGCGGACCTGCGGGTCCGGGTGGACGCGTCCGCCCAAAGGCCGCGGGCCGGGCAGTTTGCCCACATCGCCTGTGGCGACGCGCTGCTGCTGCGGCGCCCGATCAGCCTCTGCGACTGCGACGAGGAGGCCGGCGTGTGGCGCTTTGTCTTTGAGTACAAGGGGCCGGGCACCCGGTATCTGGCCGCCCGAAAGCCGGGGGACACGCTCGATCTCCTCGGACCGCTGGGCCGGGGCTTTACCTGTGAACCGGAGGGTCCGCCCACGCTGCTCGCCGGCGGGGGCATCGGCGTACCGCCGCTGCTGCTCGCGGCGCGGCGCCTGACCGGCGCGGCCCACGCCGTCCTTGGATTTCGCGCCGCGCCGCTGGCCGTGCTGACCGACGAACTGGCGTCGCTGTGTGCCCGAACAGCCTTCTGTTCGGACGACGGCAGCTTGGGTACGCGCGAATTCACAGACGCCGTCGTTCGGCGGCTGCTGGCGGAGACCGCCTACGCCCGGGTGCTGGCCTGCGGGCCGCGCCCGATGTTGCGGGCCGTGGCCGAGGCGGCCCGGGCGGCGGGCGTGCCCTGTGAGGTGTCGCTCGAAGAGCGCATGGCCTGCGGCGTCGGCGCCTGCTTGGCCTGTGCCTGCCGGGTCGGGCGCGAGGCAGGAGAGACGTTCCGCCGCGTCTGCCTCGACGGGCCCGTCTTCGACGCGGAAACGGTGGTGTGGTGA